The Alteromonas stellipolaris genome includes a region encoding these proteins:
- a CDS encoding sensor histidine kinase yields MKIISFFNIERASASVTWLFVSCSALYYAFAKYGASSHRPWLIVAVVVGIAACLSVITRRDMTLPKWRIPLLIAMYLLAVGGLFLLPYSYLAIFLVIWSALLPYYAGWGTCLVVSVFAALPLGVIHTFYWQDPHAWLTAALFWTFNLFAMMMSNVAIKEKSAREKSEALNRQLTSTQQLIHQAGRQDERLRIARNIHDVLGHHLTALTIHLQVASHKANAAGQDEVKAHVDQCHSLAKLLLSDVREAVSDIRENAPLDWQQAVRALFKDLPRPSLQLSIADNVSIEDVSTADILLRCVQESLTNTIKHTQSAHLYVTLEKNQEGYSLTLQDEQVPTAKTIQLGNGLTGMSERIEEAGGSVKFSFNKHGFSTHILLPEPL; encoded by the coding sequence ATGAAAATAATTAGTTTTTTTAATATAGAGCGAGCAAGCGCCTCAGTTACATGGCTGTTTGTGAGTTGCTCAGCGCTTTACTATGCATTTGCAAAATATGGTGCCTCATCCCACAGGCCATGGTTAATTGTTGCGGTGGTTGTTGGAATAGCGGCGTGCCTTAGCGTAATAACTCGCCGAGATATGACGCTTCCTAAGTGGCGTATTCCTCTATTAATTGCAATGTACTTATTGGCAGTGGGAGGTTTGTTCTTACTTCCCTACAGCTACCTTGCTATATTTTTGGTGATATGGTCGGCACTGTTACCTTATTATGCAGGGTGGGGAACGTGTTTGGTCGTTTCGGTATTCGCCGCATTACCTTTAGGAGTGATACATACCTTTTATTGGCAAGATCCCCACGCATGGCTAACAGCGGCGCTGTTTTGGACATTTAATTTGTTTGCCATGATGATGTCGAATGTGGCTATTAAAGAAAAGTCGGCCAGAGAAAAATCCGAAGCACTAAATCGACAATTAACCAGTACCCAGCAACTTATTCACCAAGCTGGTCGGCAAGACGAAAGGCTGCGAATTGCCAGAAATATTCACGATGTACTGGGTCACCACTTAACTGCACTGACCATTCACTTGCAGGTGGCTTCCCACAAAGCCAACGCAGCAGGCCAAGACGAGGTAAAGGCACATGTAGACCAATGTCACAGCTTAGCAAAGTTGTTACTTTCAGATGTGCGAGAAGCGGTTTCTGATATTCGTGAAAACGCGCCATTAGATTGGCAACAAGCGGTAAGGGCATTATTTAAAGACTTACCGCGACCCAGCCTTCAATTATCTATTGCTGATAATGTCAGTATTGAAGATGTCTCGACAGCTGATATTTTGCTTCGCTGTGTACAAGAAAGCTTAACCAATACTATTAAGCATACGCAGTCTGCGCACTTGTATGTGACCTTGGAAAAAAACCAAGAAGGGTATTCATTAACGCTACAGGATGAACAAGTGCCTACGGCAAAAACAATACAGTTAGGGAATGGGTTAACAGGTATGTCGGAGCGAATCGAAGAGGCGGGTGGCTCAGTGAAGTTTAGTTTTAATAAACATGGCTTTTCTACACATATATTGTTGCCGGAGCCGCTATGA
- a CDS encoding protein tyrosine phosphatase family protein, whose protein sequence is MKMLVALSSVLSIALTLSNAYANQAAESTETNNVEAKVSSETTPTPNIEITLDSLTNYQVNNDHMVSSGLPSAAHFQLLKDEGVNRVIDLIPGDRLQEQQVVEGLSLNYHNVQVEWENPTLANFKEYIGYMALGNSNDDKVLTHCKLNWRGAVFTYLYRITALGESELSAKQDLLAIWQPNQTWFAFMNTVIDDFNAGNNANISTTVTPQIEPPK, encoded by the coding sequence ATGAAAATGTTAGTCGCTTTGTCGTCAGTTTTATCTATCGCATTAACCCTGAGTAATGCATACGCGAACCAAGCAGCTGAAAGCACAGAAACTAATAACGTAGAAGCTAAAGTTAGCTCTGAAACGACGCCTACGCCTAACATTGAAATTACTCTCGACTCGTTAACCAATTACCAAGTCAATAACGACCACATGGTGAGTTCAGGGTTACCTTCTGCTGCACACTTTCAATTATTAAAAGACGAAGGCGTAAATCGGGTTATCGATTTAATACCCGGCGATAGACTGCAAGAACAGCAAGTGGTTGAGGGGTTATCGCTGAACTATCACAATGTTCAGGTTGAATGGGAAAACCCCACCCTTGCTAATTTCAAAGAGTATATTGGCTATATGGCACTAGGGAACTCAAATGACGATAAAGTGCTTACACACTGTAAATTGAATTGGCGGGGCGCTGTATTTACCTACTTATACCGCATTACCGCATTGGGTGAGTCAGAACTATCGGCAAAACAAGACTTACTTGCTATTTGGCAACCTAACCAAACATGGTTTGCGTTTATGAATACGGTTATCGACGACTTCAATGCAGGAAATAACGCAAACATTTCCACAACCGTCACTCCACAAATAGAGCCCCCAAAATAA
- a CDS encoding metalloregulator ArsR/SmtB family transcription factor, translating into MTASVSSKCVSLSPLSLFKCLAEETRLKTLLMLCVKDELCVCDLTEALNLSQPKISRHLADLRKCELVADERRGKWVYYRLNPALPAWAKEVLHLSASSNAEYIKDALNNLKCDTDC; encoded by the coding sequence ATGACTGCATCAGTATCTTCAAAATGTGTGTCGCTTTCACCGCTGTCATTGTTTAAATGTCTGGCGGAAGAAACTCGGCTAAAAACATTATTAATGCTTTGTGTAAAAGACGAGCTTTGCGTGTGCGATCTCACAGAAGCCCTTAACCTCAGCCAACCTAAAATTTCTCGTCATTTAGCCGATTTACGCAAGTGCGAGCTAGTGGCTGACGAACGCCGTGGTAAGTGGGTTTATTATCGTTTAAATCCAGCTCTTCCAGCATGGGCAAAAGAGGTTCTTCATTTATCTGCCAGCAGCAATGCGGAATACATTAAAGACGCACTGAACAATCTCAAATGTGACACGGACTGTTAA
- a CDS encoding arsenate reductase ArsC, giving the protein MKILYICTHNRCRSILCEAITNASSHSSLEARSAGSQPVGEVHPLSLKYLAEQGYSTDGLKSESWDDFEDYQPDIVITVCDSAAGEACPVYFGNSLKLHWGLEDPSKIEGSEEDKAQAFYNTIDIIEKRVAALTDIVSRKLAIEDIKKALQEKGAQ; this is encoded by the coding sequence ATGAAAATATTGTATATCTGCACGCACAACCGTTGTCGTAGCATCCTTTGTGAAGCCATTACTAATGCTTCAAGCCATTCATCCTTAGAAGCGCGCAGTGCGGGAAGCCAACCTGTGGGTGAAGTACATCCTTTGTCATTAAAGTACCTAGCCGAGCAAGGCTATAGTACAGATGGGCTTAAAAGCGAATCTTGGGATGACTTTGAAGACTACCAGCCTGACATCGTTATTACTGTATGTGACTCTGCGGCCGGTGAGGCCTGCCCTGTATACTTCGGTAATTCACTAAAGCTGCACTGGGGTCTTGAAGATCCGTCGAAAATAGAAGGCAGTGAAGAAGACAAAGCTCAAGCGTTTTATAACACTATCGATATTATCGAAAAACGCGTTGCCGCACTTACCGATATTGTTTCTCGCAAACTCGCTATTGAAGACATTAAAAAAGCCCTGCAAGAAAAAGGAGCGCAATAA
- the arsH gene encoding arsenical resistance protein ArsH: MSEPASPSSNLVASVAPSPTSEDFAKTYSEHKPRILLLYGSLRARSYSRLVIEESARLLEYYGCEAKIFDPTGLPQPDTEDETHPKVKELRELMMWSEGQIWCSPERHGSMTGIIKSIIDWVPLSIGAVRPTQGKTLAVMQVSGGSQSFNAVNQMRVLGRWMRMLTIPNQSSVAKAFLEFEDNGRMKPSSYYNRIVDVVEELVKFTLLTRDNKDHLVNRYSERVESAEELSKRVNQKTI, translated from the coding sequence ATGTCTGAACCAGCATCACCTTCTAGCAATTTAGTGGCAAGCGTTGCGCCTTCACCAACTTCTGAAGATTTCGCAAAAACGTACTCTGAACACAAGCCGCGTATATTATTACTTTACGGATCGTTACGAGCGCGTTCTTACAGCCGACTCGTGATTGAAGAAAGCGCACGATTGCTTGAATACTATGGTTGTGAAGCCAAAATTTTTGACCCAACAGGCTTGCCTCAGCCGGATACCGAAGATGAAACCCATCCCAAGGTAAAAGAGCTTCGTGAATTAATGATGTGGTCTGAAGGGCAAATTTGGTGCTCTCCTGAGCGTCATGGAAGCATGACAGGCATTATTAAAAGTATTATCGATTGGGTGCCATTAAGCATTGGCGCGGTTCGTCCAACCCAAGGAAAAACGCTAGCGGTAATGCAAGTAAGCGGTGGTTCCCAGTCATTTAACGCAGTAAACCAAATGCGAGTGCTTGGTCGTTGGATGCGCATGTTGACCATTCCAAACCAGTCATCGGTAGCAAAAGCCTTTTTAGAATTTGAAGACAATGGCCGGATGAAGCCATCTTCGTACTATAACCGCATCGTCGATGTAGTAGAGGAATTGGTGAAATTTACCCTGCTGACTCGCGACAACAAGGATCATCTTGTTAATCGCTATTCTGAGCGTGTTGAAAGCGCAGAGGAATTGAGTAAACGCGTTAACCAAAAAACGATTTAA
- the arsB gene encoding ACR3 family arsenite efflux transporter — protein sequence MGFFERYLSVWVGLCIIAGVTVGSLFPDFFALVASLEYAHVNLVIAVLIWLMIYPMMIQIDFSSIKDVGKKPKGLVLTLVVNWLIKPFTMALLSWLFFKGIFADWVDPQTATEYIAGMILLGVAPCTAMVFVWSHLTKGDANYTLVQVSINDLIMIILFAPITAMLLGVTDITVPWDTLLLSVVLYVVLPLIAGVVTRKKIEKKGEQAVTAIIERLKPFSVLGLLITIVLLFGFQAETILAQPQDIVLIAIPLLIQTYGIFAIAYFAAKKMKLPHNIAAPACMIGTSNFFELAVAVAISLFGLHSGAALATVVGVLVEVPVMLSLVWFANKTRHWFE from the coding sequence ATGGGATTTTTTGAACGATACCTCTCTGTATGGGTGGGGCTTTGTATTATTGCTGGCGTAACTGTCGGAAGCCTTTTCCCTGATTTTTTTGCCCTGGTTGCAAGCCTTGAGTACGCCCACGTAAATTTGGTTATAGCGGTACTGATTTGGCTCATGATTTACCCTATGATGATTCAAATTGATTTTTCATCTATCAAGGATGTAGGTAAAAAGCCTAAAGGGCTGGTGCTCACTCTCGTGGTGAACTGGCTTATCAAGCCTTTCACTATGGCACTACTTAGTTGGTTATTCTTTAAAGGCATTTTTGCCGACTGGGTAGACCCACAAACGGCCACAGAATATATCGCGGGTATGATTTTACTTGGCGTAGCCCCTTGTACCGCCATGGTTTTTGTGTGGAGCCATTTAACTAAAGGCGATGCCAACTACACCTTGGTGCAGGTCTCGATTAATGACTTAATAATGATCATCTTGTTTGCCCCTATTACCGCGATGCTTCTAGGTGTTACTGACATTACAGTACCTTGGGATACCTTACTTCTCTCGGTTGTCCTATACGTGGTACTGCCACTAATTGCAGGAGTAGTAACCCGCAAAAAGATTGAGAAAAAAGGCGAGCAAGCCGTTACCGCAATTATCGAACGCTTAAAGCCATTCTCAGTCCTTGGGCTATTAATTACCATTGTATTGCTGTTTGGCTTTCAAGCAGAAACAATATTGGCTCAACCTCAAGATATAGTGCTTATCGCGATTCCGCTTCTTATTCAAACCTACGGTATTTTTGCGATAGCGTATTTTGCAGCGAAAAAAATGAAGCTACCACACAATATTGCCGCGCCAGCTTGCATGATTGGTACATCTAACTTTTTCGAACTGGCCGTGGCTGTTGCCATTTCATTATTCGGCTTACACAGTGGTGCCGCGTTGGCGACTGTAGTTGGTGTGTTGGTTGAAGTGCCTGTAATGTTGTCGCTGGTGTGGTTTGCCAATAAAACCCGCCACTGGTTTGAATAG
- a CDS encoding response regulator, with protein MSFNILICDDSALARKMARRNLPDGLASEIFEASNGVDALEIMGHHRIDLVLLDLTMPILDGVGVLEEIKRRKIEVFVVVISGDIQPVMQNRVMELGALAFIEKPLKRLPLETTLKRYGFILPETMAC; from the coding sequence ATGAGCTTCAACATTCTGATTTGTGACGATTCGGCGCTAGCGAGAAAAATGGCGCGCCGTAACTTGCCCGATGGATTAGCGAGTGAAATTTTTGAAGCCTCTAATGGCGTGGATGCGCTCGAAATAATGGGGCATCATCGCATTGATTTAGTGCTGCTAGATTTAACCATGCCGATACTCGATGGAGTTGGTGTGCTTGAAGAAATAAAGCGCCGTAAAATTGAAGTGTTTGTTGTAGTCATTTCAGGTGATATTCAGCCAGTAATGCAAAACCGCGTGATGGAGTTGGGCGCTCTGGCGTTCATTGAAAAGCCGCTTAAACGACTGCCTTTAGAAACTACCTTAAAACGCTACGGATTTATTCTGCCAGAAACCATGGCATGTTAA
- the aceK gene encoding bifunctional isocitrate dehydrogenase kinase/phosphatase, giving the protein MLDVTLSKKVAYQILSHFDKSYRWFTRITRGAQSRFEQGQWKEIQLASKERITIYEQSLSDAVADVYHLTEVHKKNDEFWQELKKTFARQLEGHPQFELAETFYNSVIGRLFKHRKIDNSMMFVLPSRCFLPGQDRDKVIHSFDTTTTVREMYVSIFKIYRYGIPFEDYERDMQNLEEALRKRLTTQQLASVHTVELLKPTFFRGKSAYLIGRICMPEETLPFVISLQRSDEHTLFVDALLTHRSDLSVIFGFARSYFMADTQNPAEVAAFLQELLPNKKHFELYMSLGHYKHGKTVFYRNFLDHMDTTDDHFEAAPGIRGLVMMVFHLPSYGVVFKIIKDEFAESKKITREHVKDCYRLVKMSDRVGRMADTHEYVNFRFPLARIDPLLVEELKETCASSLEFTEDELVIKHLYIERKMTPLNLYLQQEEDEDKIRSALNELGLCIKQIAMANIFPGDMLHKNFGITRHGRVIFYDYDEICLMNERHFRALPKSDDPYAMDMLSVGPTDVFPEQFEHFIVGKRKLKDILKSLHGDLMTPEYWHEVQMKCARGDIQHFTPYNANVRFNRGVKSISK; this is encoded by the coding sequence ATGCTGGATGTCACCCTTTCTAAAAAAGTCGCTTATCAAATTCTTTCTCATTTTGATAAGAGCTATCGTTGGTTTACGCGTATCACGAGAGGTGCCCAATCTCGATTTGAACAAGGCCAATGGAAAGAAATTCAGCTAGCGTCAAAAGAGCGCATTACCATTTATGAGCAAAGCCTTTCCGATGCCGTTGCCGATGTTTACCATTTAACTGAAGTACACAAAAAGAATGACGAATTTTGGCAAGAGCTAAAGAAGACGTTCGCACGACAACTTGAAGGTCACCCGCAATTTGAGCTGGCCGAAACCTTTTATAACTCAGTAATTGGGCGTTTATTCAAGCACCGCAAAATAGACAACAGCATGATGTTTGTATTGCCAAGTCGCTGCTTTTTACCCGGCCAAGACCGAGATAAGGTCATTCACAGCTTCGATACCACTACCACGGTGCGCGAGATGTACGTGTCTATATTCAAAATCTATCGCTACGGCATCCCTTTTGAAGACTATGAACGTGACATGCAAAACCTTGAAGAAGCACTTAGAAAGCGATTAACCACACAGCAATTGGCCAGCGTTCATACCGTCGAACTTCTAAAGCCCACGTTTTTTAGAGGAAAATCAGCGTATCTTATTGGCAGAATTTGTATGCCAGAAGAAACCCTTCCTTTTGTTATCTCGTTGCAACGCAGTGATGAACACACATTGTTCGTAGATGCATTACTTACACACAGAAGTGATTTGAGCGTTATTTTCGGTTTTGCCAGAAGTTACTTCATGGCTGATACCCAAAACCCAGCAGAAGTGGCTGCGTTTTTACAAGAACTCCTACCCAATAAAAAACACTTTGAGCTATACATGTCACTGGGTCACTACAAGCATGGAAAAACGGTCTTTTATCGAAACTTCCTCGATCACATGGATACCACTGACGATCACTTCGAGGCCGCGCCTGGTATTAGAGGATTGGTAATGATGGTTTTCCACCTGCCCTCTTACGGTGTGGTGTTTAAAATCATCAAAGATGAATTTGCAGAAAGTAAGAAAATTACTCGGGAGCATGTTAAAGACTGCTACCGGTTAGTGAAAATGTCAGATCGTGTAGGGCGAATGGCAGACACCCATGAATACGTTAACTTTCGCTTTCCCTTGGCGCGTATCGACCCATTGCTAGTGGAAGAGCTAAAGGAAACCTGCGCATCTAGCCTAGAATTTACCGAAGATGAACTTGTCATCAAGCATTTATACATAGAACGTAAAATGACGCCGCTTAACTTGTATCTTCAACAAGAAGAAGATGAAGATAAAATACGCAGCGCTTTAAACGAACTCGGACTTTGTATTAAGCAGATTGCCATGGCCAATATCTTCCCAGGCGATATGTTACATAAAAATTTCGGTATTACGCGTCATGGCAGAGTTATCTTTTACGACTATGATGAAATATGTTTAATGAACGAACGTCATTTTAGAGCGCTACCCAAATCAGATGACCCTTATGCGATGGACATGTTGTCGGTTGGTCCAACCGATGTTTTCCCCGAGCAGTTTGAGCATTTTATTGTTGGAAAACGGAAACTTAAGGATATTTTGAAGTCGTTACATGGTGACCTGATGACCCCTGAATACTGGCACGAAGTACAGATGAAATGTGCTCGCGGGGACATTCAACATTTTACGCCATATAACGCTAATGTCCGTTTTAATAGGGGTGTTAAAAGCATCTCAAAGTGA
- a CDS encoding winged helix-turn-helix domain-containing protein has product MNVLLVEDDPKVAAHIEKGFIGEGHSCVAARDGERGLAEALSDDVDVIVLDVMLPLLDGFTILERLRNDNVLTPVLLLSAKSQVEDKVRGLRSGANDYLTKPFAFEELLARVEGLAGRERESGDKTLIKVGDLTLDLVNRKVQRGDTEIDLQSKEFQLLECLLRHQGKVVTRSMLLEQVWNYHFDPQTNVIDVHISRLRQKVDKAFNVPLIETVRGTGYRIADPVVC; this is encoded by the coding sequence ATGAATGTGCTACTTGTTGAAGATGATCCTAAGGTTGCCGCTCACATTGAAAAAGGATTTATTGGTGAAGGGCACAGCTGCGTTGCAGCGCGTGATGGCGAAAGAGGCTTAGCTGAAGCCTTGTCCGATGATGTAGATGTTATTGTACTAGATGTAATGCTTCCTTTATTAGACGGCTTTACTATCTTGGAACGTTTACGGAATGACAACGTGCTTACCCCAGTCCTACTGCTTAGCGCGAAAAGCCAAGTAGAAGATAAGGTCCGAGGCTTGCGTTCAGGCGCTAACGATTACTTAACTAAACCTTTTGCGTTTGAAGAGCTACTTGCCCGTGTAGAAGGATTAGCGGGAAGAGAACGCGAAAGCGGCGATAAAACACTTATTAAAGTGGGCGATCTCACCCTTGACCTTGTGAACAGAAAGGTACAACGCGGTGACACAGAAATAGACTTACAATCAAAAGAGTTTCAGTTGTTAGAGTGTTTATTGCGCCATCAAGGGAAAGTCGTTACACGTAGCATGTTGTTGGAGCAAGTCTGGAATTATCACTTCGATCCGCAAACGAACGTTATCGATGTGCATATTAGCCGTCTGCGTCAAAAAGTAGACAAAGCATTTAACGTCCCTCTGATTGAAACCGTAAGAGGCACGGGATATAGAATTGCGGATCCTGTTGTGTGTTAG
- a CDS encoding sensor histidine kinase, with the protein MLAIGNFTRSSSFRVGVLLTSLALVAILFIVYFWRLASSDVFIREASAAVDAETYAFTLLHEQTGIEAVISNIKTRTLPSLSPDSKEINASHSFTPSRLIVVLRDSENQIVAGNYPLWPVAMGTSVDSGTSFTSIINLPAFTGGKGSTAQDSTSYSFSDSTNSILFEEVNLAGYSLFVGRNIDDLYSAQWLGKTFGWIIIALLCVLGAISFAVALYVVKRINRMAQTADYIIRTGNLEERLEIDSSWDDLSRLAVVFNHMLDTIESAVNNIKSVSDSIAHDLRTPLARLRNNLEHIDDEKLRHETTYEADKLLNMFNSLLRISKLETVHKKEGFCETELSDMVTDVEDLYQPLAEDRDIKLISQLSKIQFYGDPNLLFQAVANVLDNAIKYTPDGGTVTLQLTATSSHVIISVNDNGKGVDEHELDSLERRFFQADKSRTCEGNGLGLSLVSAIIKLHKGKLWFVHDPLMQGHGLGVVFTFPR; encoded by the coding sequence GTGTTAGCAATAGGCAACTTCACCCGAAGTTCTAGTTTCCGTGTTGGGGTACTACTTACTTCATTAGCGCTTGTTGCTATTTTATTTATCGTTTACTTCTGGCGTCTTGCCAGTAGTGACGTATTTATTCGTGAGGCAAGCGCTGCTGTTGATGCAGAAACGTATGCGTTTACGCTATTGCATGAACAAACGGGCATTGAAGCCGTAATCAGCAATATTAAGACAAGAACTTTACCAAGTCTTTCGCCAGATTCGAAAGAAATCAACGCCTCACATTCCTTTACGCCATCTCGATTAATTGTGGTACTTCGCGACAGCGAAAACCAGATAGTAGCGGGCAATTATCCACTGTGGCCTGTTGCCATGGGTACAAGTGTTGACTCTGGTACTTCCTTCACCAGCATTATCAACTTACCAGCCTTCACTGGTGGCAAAGGCAGCACTGCGCAAGACAGCACCAGCTATTCGTTTTCTGACTCCACCAACAGCATTCTTTTCGAAGAAGTAAACCTTGCGGGTTATTCTTTGTTTGTTGGCCGGAATATTGATGATTTATACAGTGCACAGTGGTTAGGGAAAACGTTTGGTTGGATAATTATTGCCTTGCTATGTGTTTTGGGTGCCATAAGCTTTGCGGTCGCACTTTACGTGGTTAAACGCATAAACCGCATGGCACAAACTGCTGATTACATTATTCGTACCGGTAATTTGGAAGAACGTTTGGAAATAGACAGCAGCTGGGATGACTTAAGTCGACTAGCAGTTGTGTTCAATCACATGCTCGATACCATTGAAAGTGCGGTAAACAATATAAAGTCGGTAAGCGATAGTATCGCCCACGATTTGCGTACTCCACTGGCTCGCTTACGCAATAATTTAGAACATATTGATGATGAAAAGCTTCGGCACGAAACGACCTACGAAGCCGACAAACTATTAAACATGTTCAATAGTCTTTTACGTATTAGCAAACTAGAAACGGTTCACAAAAAAGAAGGGTTTTGTGAAACTGAGCTTAGCGATATGGTTACGGACGTGGAGGATTTATATCAGCCATTGGCCGAAGACCGAGATATTAAGCTTATTAGCCAACTGTCTAAAATTCAGTTCTACGGCGATCCTAACTTGCTGTTTCAAGCTGTAGCGAATGTGCTAGATAACGCCATAAAATACACCCCTGATGGCGGCACAGTGACGCTTCAACTTACCGCCACATCTTCGCATGTGATTATTAGCGTTAACGATAATGGTAAGGGTGTTGATGAACACGAACTTGATAGTTTAGAACGCCGCTTCTTTCAGGCTGACAAAAGCAGAACCTGTGAAGGAAACGGATTGGGATTATCTCTTGTTTCGGCAATTATTAAACTGCACAAAGGTAAGCTTTGGTTCGTGCACGACCCGCTTATGCAAGGTCACGGGTTGGGTGTTGTTTTCACCTTCCCCCGTTGA
- a CDS encoding DUF3833 domain-containing protein, translating into MKFIQRSVAVGLLSCLTLIAGCSTSVDGNTYKQVSPTFNIEEFFAGNVRAWGIVQNRSGEVVQRFVVDIQGKNEGGTLTLDETFTYGVGEGPKQRTWKIVKQADGTYVGNAGDIDGPATGTSYGNAFNFHYNMDLPVDDTTYAVTFDDWFWAFDDSAMMNRSYIRKFGVVMAEVTIFMQKQD; encoded by the coding sequence ATGAAATTTATTCAGCGCTCGGTCGCAGTCGGACTCCTATCTTGTCTTACCCTCATCGCAGGGTGTTCGACATCGGTAGATGGCAATACGTACAAACAAGTTTCACCCACCTTCAATATCGAGGAATTTTTTGCGGGCAACGTTCGAGCATGGGGAATAGTGCAAAATCGGTCCGGCGAAGTGGTTCAGCGCTTTGTGGTAGATATCCAGGGTAAAAACGAGGGCGGCACGTTAACGCTAGATGAGACATTTACTTACGGGGTAGGCGAAGGGCCAAAACAACGTACGTGGAAAATCGTTAAACAGGCCGATGGCACCTACGTAGGAAACGCGGGTGACATAGATGGTCCTGCAACAGGCACATCGTACGGTAACGCATTTAACTTTCACTACAATATGGATTTACCGGTTGATGATACAACCTACGCCGTTACCTTCGATGACTGGTTTTGGGCATTTGACGATAGTGCCATGATGAACCGATCATACATTAGAAAGTTTGGTGTGGTAATGGCAGAAGTGACTATCTTTATGCAGAAACAAGATTAG
- a CDS encoding chalcone isomerase family protein: protein MNMFQRRYASLNLALAVGISLLVLSKNVLAQSVPDYVTKQVPEAKVVGNAMFTYLFWDVYDATLYAPKGEWQSNAPFALKLDYQRGLDGKKIAQRSVDEMRKQGISDEAKLSEWEEKMVALFPDVEDGDVITGVATTNRASEFYINGELVGKIEDENFTQAFFDIWLSEKTSEPKLRKALLQN from the coding sequence ATGAACATGTTTCAACGCCGTTATGCTTCATTAAACCTTGCTCTCGCAGTAGGAATATCACTTTTGGTTCTATCGAAAAATGTGCTGGCGCAAAGCGTGCCTGATTATGTGACTAAACAGGTGCCTGAGGCGAAAGTAGTGGGTAATGCCATGTTTACGTATCTTTTCTGGGATGTATACGACGCTACGCTTTATGCCCCTAAAGGAGAGTGGCAGTCTAACGCTCCATTTGCGTTAAAGCTAGATTACCAACGAGGGCTAGACGGTAAAAAAATAGCACAACGTTCAGTAGATGAAATGCGTAAGCAAGGTATTAGCGATGAAGCAAAGTTAAGCGAGTGGGAAGAAAAAATGGTGGCGCTTTTTCCCGATGTTGAAGACGGTGATGTGATAACCGGCGTGGCCACAACAAATCGAGCCAGTGAGTTTTATATCAATGGCGAATTGGTTGGCAAAATTGAAGATGAAAATTTCACTCAGGCTTTTTTCGATATTTGGTTATCAGAAAAAACGTCTGAACCGAAGCTACGCAAGGCCTTGCTACAAAATTGA